The following are encoded together in the Arcticibacterium luteifluviistationis genome:
- a CDS encoding DUF4056 domain-containing protein codes for MRQFFFIILSLSFTAQAALPLAIGDKLGENPPPRIIRTCCSFGSDVKVTGIPFLKISDVTSIEKLGAHTYLGSVLENNGIIYTNKGGFIDIGHLRDQADWTAYLYQQILNSDNQDFIIELGREGGQKKLEIYPSELKTTADKIAVAGKIAYNLSVWHEIATFFGASYIPMVPERYSAFSMEDAYSNLLGVQLGMQALQSKLPFEQAMTILLSEKLTELDAVTGIDPTLQAMEAVRDIWWTREAKLPSKNILLQREFGIENCLNPWLIEDINNEASDKLQICPPTSTGNGSDLEDFYQLSIQLNSKFPVRRVLPKEFNRVITQKDFNLLISEAERKTELRDSRTKL; via the coding sequence GTGAGACAATTTTTCTTCATTATTTTATCATTATCATTCACCGCTCAGGCGGCTCTTCCGCTAGCTATCGGCGATAAATTGGGTGAGAATCCGCCTCCAAGAATCATCAGAACTTGTTGTTCTTTTGGCTCTGATGTTAAGGTAACTGGAATTCCATTTCTTAAAATTTCCGATGTTACTAGCATCGAAAAACTAGGTGCTCATACGTACCTCGGAAGCGTGCTAGAAAATAATGGCATTATTTATACCAACAAGGGTGGCTTTATTGACATTGGCCACCTAAGAGACCAGGCCGACTGGACGGCTTATTTGTACCAACAAATACTAAATTCCGATAATCAAGACTTTATCATAGAGTTAGGTAGAGAAGGCGGTCAAAAGAAACTAGAAATTTATCCAAGCGAACTTAAGACTACTGCAGACAAAATAGCTGTAGCAGGAAAAATAGCCTACAACTTATCTGTGTGGCATGAAATAGCCACTTTTTTTGGTGCATCATACATTCCTATGGTACCAGAAAGGTATTCTGCTTTTAGTATGGAAGATGCTTACTCAAACCTTTTAGGCGTGCAGCTAGGCATGCAAGCTCTTCAAAGCAAATTACCTTTTGAGCAGGCCATGACTATCTTATTGAGTGAAAAACTGACAGAGCTTGACGCCGTAACTGGAATTGACCCAACTTTACAGGCCATGGAAGCTGTTAGAGACATTTGGTGGACCAGAGAAGCCAAACTGCCAAGTAAAAACATCTTGCTTCAGAGAGAGTTTGGTATAGAAAATTGCCTAAACCCCTGGCTAATAGAAGATATAAACAACGAGGCAAGCGACAAACTACAAATTTGCCCTCCTACTAGTACAGGAAATGGCAGTGATTTAGAAGACTTCTATCAGCTTAGCATACAGCTAAATAGTAAATTTCCGGTAAGGCGAGTACTTCCTAAAGAGTTTAATAGGGTGATTACCCAGAAAGACTTCAATCTACTTATAAGCGAAGCAGAGCGTAAAACCGAATTAAGGGATAGCAGAACTAAGCTCTAA
- a CDS encoding PspC domain-containing protein, translating to MKRLFRIKGSEKMLGGVAAGLAHYIDLDPTIVRVLLAIGFFSPVPVVLIYIVLWIVMPAEETFKLPAAVEATAQ from the coding sequence ATGAAAAGGTTATTTAGAATAAAAGGCTCAGAGAAAATGTTAGGTGGTGTAGCGGCAGGTTTAGCTCACTATATTGATTTAGACCCTACTATAGTAAGAGTTTTACTTGCTATCGGATTTTTCTCTCCTGTTCCTGTGGTACTTATCTATATCGTACTATGGATAGTAATGCCAGCGGAAGAAACTTTTAAATTACCAGCTGCCGTGGAAGCTACAGCTCAGTAA
- a CDS encoding PspC domain-containing protein: MNANKKLTRTTGKEAMLFGICGGMSKFFNLDASLIRVLWVVATFLGVGSPILIYLVMAFIIPKEPI; this comes from the coding sequence ATGAACGCAAATAAAAAACTTACTAGAACTACAGGAAAGGAGGCAATGCTTTTTGGAATATGCGGAGGCATGTCAAAGTTCTTTAACCTAGATGCTTCATTAATTAGAGTATTATGGGTGGTGGCTACGTTTCTAGGAGTGGGTTCGCCTATTCTTATTTACCTAGTTATGGCGTTTATTATTCCTAAAGAGCCTATTTGA
- a CDS encoding HesB/IscA family protein — protein MVTVTEQAKNKIVELKQKEGKSEMDGIRVSVEGGGCSGLMYDLEFDTEERSNDQVFVDNGVKVFVDKKSLLYLIGTQLDFSDGLNGKGFQFKNPNASRTCGCGESFSV, from the coding sequence ATGGTAACAGTAACAGAGCAAGCAAAGAATAAGATCGTAGAGCTTAAGCAAAAAGAAGGCAAAAGCGAGATGGATGGCATAAGAGTGTCTGTTGAGGGTGGTGGCTGCTCCGGTTTGATGTATGACTTGGAGTTTGACACGGAAGAGAGATCTAATGACCAAGTTTTTGTGGATAATGGCGTAAAGGTTTTCGTTGACAAAAAGAGTTTATTGTATCTTATAGGTACGCAATTAGATTTTTCTGACGGTTTAAATGGCAAAGGTTTTCAATTTAAGAATCCAAATGCCTCTAGAACTTGTGGTTGTGGAGAGAGTTTCTCCGTATAA
- a CDS encoding YiiX/YebB-like N1pC/P60 family cysteine hydrolase, giving the protein MAIPLYNKLKLEKLFKREDRETNVQNYNKIRSELKSGDLLFFSGDHWLSTLIRGRSRSAWSHIGIVVKLEQMDRIFLIESVLGNGVRMVPMSNVFSDYDGNQKPYVGRVAWARHKSLSSDEIKVRILKEFCLDNLTKQYDNWEYFRIAWRTLLGSKEIFHDDKFTCSEFVWEAFKSAGITLPKERGYFISPGAFWRLDDIEMKGIMI; this is encoded by the coding sequence ATGGCTATTCCTTTATATAATAAACTGAAGTTGGAAAAACTCTTCAAAAGAGAAGACCGAGAAACTAATGTACAAAATTACAACAAGATTAGGTCAGAATTAAAATCTGGTGACCTTCTATTTTTCTCTGGAGACCACTGGTTATCAACTCTTATAAGAGGAAGGTCTCGGTCTGCCTGGAGCCACATAGGTATTGTGGTGAAATTAGAACAAATGGACAGAATTTTTCTTATAGAAAGTGTCTTGGGCAATGGTGTCAGAATGGTACCTATGTCAAATGTGTTTAGTGATTATGATGGAAATCAAAAACCTTATGTGGGTCGTGTAGCATGGGCTAGGCATAAATCACTTAGCTCCGACGAGATTAAAGTTAGAATTTTAAAGGAGTTTTGTTTAGACAACCTTACCAAGCAATATGATAATTGGGAATACTTTAGAATAGCCTGGAGAACACTTTTAGGCAGTAAAGAGATATTTCACGATGACAAATTTACTTGTTCAGAATTTGTGTGGGAGGCTTTTAAATCTGCCGGTATTACCCTGCCAAAAGAACGTGGTTACTTTATAAGCCCTGGTGCCTTTTGGCGACTAGACGACATAGAAATGAAAGGGATTATGATTTAG
- a CDS encoding class I SAM-dependent methyltransferase: MVVTYDKYYQTENLFGEPYPELMGFFSAYPPNGKILDLGCGQGRDSIPLARLGFEVIGIDNSSVGIEQMNKIAKTENLKLKGITADIFEYDEFAEYDFILLDSMFHFTKNDRKKETEFIERILSEIGKECLVILCIQDTGEKVKILNETIDLKYKLDRLVDEKFKYTFEDSESGHKSETNYRMIIIRK, encoded by the coding sequence ATGGTAGTCACCTATGACAAATATTATCAGACCGAAAATTTATTTGGAGAACCATATCCAGAGCTGATGGGCTTTTTTTCTGCATATCCACCGAATGGGAAAATATTGGATTTAGGATGCGGACAAGGGCGTGATTCGATTCCATTGGCTAGACTCGGTTTTGAAGTAATTGGAATTGACAATTCGAGCGTCGGAATTGAGCAAATGAACAAAATTGCCAAGACTGAAAATTTAAAACTTAAAGGTATAACTGCTGACATATTCGAGTATGATGAGTTTGCTGAATATGACTTTATATTACTCGATAGTATGTTTCATTTTACTAAGAATGATAGAAAAAAGGAAACTGAATTTATCGAACGAATACTATCAGAAATTGGAAAGGAGTGCTTGGTGATTTTATGTATTCAAGACACAGGAGAAAAGGTTAAAATCTTAAACGAAACAATTGACCTAAAATATAAACTTGACCGACTTGTGGATGAAAAATTCAAATACACCTTTGAAGATAGTGAAAGCGGACATAAGTCAGAAACTAACTATAGAATGATAATCATTAGAAAATAA
- a CDS encoding GNAT family N-acetyltransferase, translated as MKRGLAKSLAEKRTDKIEKKVIMAKKSNVEVRYAQIPSDIESIKKLWFDYLVWGNDKMQELYGVHPHNPKEAVDQDIQQISKFQPPYGQLIIAVYEGGICGLGSLKSINSEIGEIKRMFVDPTFRRIGAGRAILEGLLVESKKLGYKKVRLDSPKFMEAAHSLYRSFGFRDIEAYPEMEIPAEFKDFLLFMEIDLMNNAK; from the coding sequence TTGAAACGCGGTTTAGCCAAATCGTTAGCTGAAAAGCGAACAGACAAAATCGAAAAAAAAGTAATTATGGCAAAAAAATCAAATGTCGAAGTAAGATATGCTCAAATTCCTAGCGACATTGAGAGTATTAAAAAATTATGGTTTGACTATTTAGTTTGGGGTAACGACAAAATGCAAGAACTCTATGGTGTCCATCCGCATAATCCAAAAGAAGCGGTTGATCAGGACATTCAACAAATAAGTAAATTTCAGCCACCATACGGACAACTAATAATAGCTGTTTATGAAGGTGGAATCTGCGGGCTTGGAAGCCTAAAGAGCATCAATTCTGAAATCGGAGAAATAAAACGGATGTTTGTTGACCCAACTTTCAGACGAATTGGGGCAGGACGAGCTATACTTGAAGGACTTTTAGTTGAATCGAAAAAACTTGGTTACAAAAAGGTTCGTCTTGATAGCCCAAAGTTTATGGAAGCAGCTCACTCGTTATATAGAAGTTTTGGTTTTCGTGATATCGAAGCATATCCTGAAATGGAAATTCCAGCAGAATTTAAGGACTTTTTGTTGTTTATGGAAATAGATTTGATGAACAACGCGAAATAA
- a CDS encoding T9SS type A sorting domain-containing protein, with the protein MAIETSEKLNTNTIKLKEDINPGVYFLKLHTKENSWTKRLVVF; encoded by the coding sequence ATAGCAATAGAAACATCGGAAAAACTAAATACAAATACCATCAAACTAAAAGAAGACATAAACCCAGGTGTTTATTTTTTAAAGCTCCATACCAAAGAGAATAGCTGGACTAAACGTTTGGTGGTTTTTTAA
- a CDS encoding flavin monoamine oxidase family protein, which translates to MKERIVIIGGGLSGLSLAYFLSKRDIETQVLEASPRLGGRIQTINGTLDTPLELGATWFSEMHEHLDSLIHELGLQKYPQFSKGTSLFQTKSFEPPQEFFVAEAETPSFRLKGGTQVLIDTLAQKLASENISLNTKVTAITEVENELLVETSSGQKLPADKVILCIPAQLAGSQIQFTPPLPENVSNILPTVQTWMSGAVKFVLEYNEPFWRNKGYSGMLYSHAGIVTEMYDHTNYEENKFGFTGFLNGGAASYSQEVRKEFVLRQLGELLGKKALNPVSYFDKIWTDEFILSGNQVIQRPHQNNGHPLLQQSYMNGKLLFSGTETATAFSGYMEGAVISALRLAGIL; encoded by the coding sequence ATGAAAGAACGAATTGTAATTATAGGCGGAGGATTAAGCGGATTGTCATTAGCTTATTTCCTGTCTAAAAGAGACATAGAAACTCAAGTCTTAGAAGCTTCGCCAAGATTAGGCGGACGCATTCAAACTATAAACGGAACCTTAGATACGCCTTTAGAATTGGGTGCTACGTGGTTTTCGGAAATGCATGAGCATTTAGACTCGCTTATCCATGAATTGGGTTTACAGAAATACCCGCAGTTTTCTAAGGGTACTTCTTTGTTTCAAACCAAATCATTTGAACCACCACAGGAGTTTTTTGTAGCCGAGGCCGAAACTCCATCTTTCCGATTGAAAGGAGGAACCCAAGTTCTTATAGATACTTTGGCTCAAAAACTGGCTTCTGAAAACATAAGCCTGAATACAAAAGTTACTGCCATTACAGAAGTTGAAAACGAATTATTGGTTGAGACGTCTAGCGGACAAAAACTGCCTGCCGATAAAGTGATTTTATGCATTCCAGCACAACTCGCAGGCTCGCAAATTCAGTTTACGCCGCCATTACCTGAAAATGTTTCAAATATTTTACCAACTGTTCAAACATGGATGTCGGGAGCAGTAAAGTTTGTATTGGAATATAATGAACCGTTTTGGAGGAATAAAGGCTATTCTGGAATGCTTTACAGCCATGCTGGCATTGTGACGGAAATGTACGACCATACGAATTATGAGGAAAACAAATTTGGGTTTACAGGATTTCTGAATGGCGGAGCGGCGTCTTACTCCCAGGAAGTTAGAAAGGAGTTTGTTTTACGTCAATTAGGGGAGCTCTTGGGTAAAAAAGCTTTAAATCCCGTCAGTTATTTTGACAAAATCTGGACGGATGAATTTATTTTAAGCGGAAACCAAGTTATCCAAAGGCCTCACCAAAACAACGGACACCCCTTATTACAGCAAAGCTACATGAACGGGAAATTGTTGTTTTCAGGAACAGAAACCGCAACAGCATTCTCAGGTTATATGGAAGGTGCGGTTATTTCCGCCTTAAGACTAGCAGGCATTTTATAA
- a CDS encoding cellulase family glycosylhydrolase gives MKTVYSILFLVMASYNLAAQNIFSLNEKLGRGVNMGNMLEAPSEEEWGNPFRDDYFERIAELGFNHVRIPVNWDLEARAQQSAPYEINETFINRVKYVVDKAQESGLMAIINMHHHEDVFADPVAAKPEFLSQWTQISEAFKDYDGTLLFEVLNEPHGNLSPEMWNEYFADALAVIRKDNPTRAVVMGIANYGGLSAVPKIILPEGDDNIILSIHYYEPFQFTHQGAGWVENSSPWLGTKWGNTDLEQEAVKRQFKFADYFAKQNNVPINIGEFGAYSMADIDSRELWTTFLARWFEEQGYSWAYWEFSAGFGFFDPNTNQYNQRLVDALLKNPMPEATVTQTKVIYESDFATGSSAWNLQVSGTAEATFVLENDKAQVDVTKVDAEAWRVQFVLNNIALEKGKRYLVSFKAAANQDVSISSYIGQSSAPWSSYSAYNGFNIATEEGEYLYSFAMNANDDPEARFVFDIGGCVGTTLLQDLKVEEVIGEDEEETVLATEPVDINIKVYPNPSSSYIKIEIPEKLESYKLYNLKGAIIQSDEKLDTYTIKLKEGINPGVYFLKLHTKENSWTKRVVIF, from the coding sequence ATGAAGACTGTTTATAGCATATTGTTTCTTGTGATGGCTAGCTACAATCTAGCTGCCCAAAACATTTTCTCTTTGAATGAGAAACTAGGTAGGGGAGTGAACATGGGTAATATGTTGGAAGCTCCTTCTGAAGAGGAATGGGGGAATCCGTTCCGTGATGATTATTTTGAAAGAATAGCAGAGCTAGGTTTTAATCATGTTCGTATTCCAGTTAACTGGGATTTGGAAGCACGAGCTCAGCAAAGTGCTCCTTATGAAATAAATGAGACTTTTATTAATCGGGTTAAGTATGTGGTAGACAAAGCTCAGGAGTCTGGCTTGATGGCTATTATAAACATGCATCACCATGAAGATGTATTTGCTGACCCTGTGGCTGCCAAACCTGAATTTTTAAGTCAATGGACGCAAATTTCGGAAGCTTTTAAAGATTATGATGGGACCTTACTATTTGAAGTACTCAATGAGCCTCATGGTAATTTAAGCCCTGAAATGTGGAATGAATATTTTGCAGATGCTTTGGCTGTGATAAGGAAAGATAACCCGACTAGAGCAGTTGTAATGGGTATCGCAAATTACGGTGGCTTGTCCGCTGTGCCTAAAATTATATTACCAGAGGGTGATGACAATATCATACTAAGCATCCATTATTATGAGCCTTTCCAGTTTACGCATCAGGGTGCCGGCTGGGTTGAAAATTCTTCGCCATGGTTAGGCACAAAATGGGGAAACACAGATTTGGAGCAAGAGGCCGTTAAAAGGCAGTTTAAGTTTGCAGATTATTTTGCCAAGCAAAATAATGTCCCTATCAATATTGGCGAGTTTGGAGCTTATAGCATGGCGGATATTGATAGCCGCGAACTTTGGACTACGTTTTTAGCGAGGTGGTTTGAAGAGCAGGGTTATAGTTGGGCTTATTGGGAGTTTAGTGCAGGTTTTGGCTTTTTTGACCCAAATACCAATCAATATAATCAAAGATTAGTAGATGCATTGCTTAAGAATCCAATGCCTGAAGCCACCGTCACCCAGACCAAAGTGATTTATGAATCTGATTTTGCTACAGGAAGTTCTGCTTGGAATTTGCAGGTCAGCGGTACCGCGGAAGCTACTTTTGTTTTAGAAAATGATAAGGCTCAGGTAGATGTTACCAAAGTAGATGCCGAGGCCTGGAGAGTGCAATTTGTTCTTAATAATATTGCCTTAGAAAAAGGGAAGAGGTATTTGGTGAGTTTTAAAGCTGCCGCAAATCAGGATGTCTCTATTTCTTCTTATATCGGTCAATCATCGGCACCGTGGAGCTCATACTCGGCTTATAATGGGTTTAATATTGCCACGGAAGAGGGGGAATACTTATATAGCTTTGCCATGAATGCCAATGATGACCCTGAGGCAAGGTTTGTGTTTGATATAGGTGGATGTGTAGGTACCACTCTGTTACAAGATTTGAAAGTAGAAGAGGTAATTGGTGAAGACGAGGAAGAAACGGTTTTAGCTACCGAACCTGTGGATATCAACATAAAAGTATACCCAAATCCTAGTTCCAGTTATATTAAAATAGAGATACCCGAAAAATTGGAATCATACAAACTCTATAATCTGAAAGGGGCAATTATACAATCTGACGAGAAACTAGATACCTATACCATCAAATTAAAAGAAGGCATAAACCCAGGAGTATATTTCTTAAAACTTCATACCAAAGAGAATAGTTGGACTAAACGGGTGGTGATCTTTTGA
- a CDS encoding 3-keto-disaccharide hydrolase — MNKTIILFLSALAFISCKEPENKENTLSELEVEAGWSLLFDGETTKGWHLYNRGDVPSAWIVLDGELYCKPDTFEVEHGDLLSDKSYSNFDLKFDWKISEAGNSGVFFNVQEGEEYPTAWTTGPEYQLLDNLGIHKEYLENTTHWSACLYGFKPNLNPVTPNPSGEWNYSRIMQKDGVVSFWLNDVKTAEQDLKGEEWKEMVANSGFKTFEAYGKSTSGHLALQDWAKGVSFKNIKIKEL; from the coding sequence ATGAACAAAACCATTATTCTATTCCTTTCTGCACTTGCTTTTATTTCATGTAAAGAGCCTGAAAATAAAGAAAATACATTAAGTGAGCTCGAAGTAGAAGCGGGCTGGAGCTTGTTATTTGATGGTGAAACCACAAAGGGTTGGCATTTATATAATAGAGGTGATGTGCCATCGGCATGGATTGTTCTTGATGGCGAATTATACTGTAAGCCAGATACTTTTGAAGTAGAGCATGGCGACTTATTGTCTGATAAATCATACAGTAATTTCGATTTGAAATTTGACTGGAAAATATCTGAGGCTGGCAATTCTGGCGTATTTTTTAATGTGCAGGAAGGTGAAGAATATCCTACCGCTTGGACCACCGGTCCAGAATATCAGCTGCTTGATAATTTAGGAATACATAAAGAATACTTAGAAAATACGACCCACTGGTCGGCATGTTTATATGGTTTTAAACCAAATCTTAATCCTGTAACACCAAACCCTTCTGGAGAGTGGAATTATTCTAGAATCATGCAAAAAGATGGCGTGGTTAGCTTTTGGCTAAATGATGTCAAAACGGCTGAACAAGATTTAAAAGGAGAAGAGTGGAAAGAGATGGTAGCGAATAGCGGTTTCAAAACTTTTGAAGCCTACGGCAAAAGCACATCAGGCCACCTAGCACTTCAAGACTGGGCAAAAGGTGTTTCTTTCAAAAATATTAAGATTAAGGAGCTTTAG
- a CDS encoding BlaI/MecI/CopY family transcriptional regulator — translation MALAKPTESELEILQLLWKKGPSSVREINDELSKAKEVGYTTTLKMMQLMLGKELVTRTEQGRFHIYKSAVSQKSMQEQLLNKFVDAAFGGQAMDMVMQALGNHKASKDELDQIKKLIEGLES, via the coding sequence ATGGCATTGGCAAAACCAACAGAATCAGAACTAGAAATACTACAACTACTTTGGAAAAAAGGACCTTCCTCTGTAAGAGAAATAAATGATGAACTAAGCAAAGCTAAAGAAGTAGGCTATACCACCACTTTAAAAATGATGCAGCTTATGCTGGGCAAAGAACTCGTTACCAGAACAGAGCAGGGAAGGTTTCATATTTACAAGTCTGCCGTATCACAGAAAAGCATGCAAGAGCAACTGCTAAACAAGTTTGTGGATGCTGCTTTTGGCGGTCAAGCCATGGATATGGTGATGCAAGCTCTAGGAAACCATAAGGCTTCTAAAGATGAGCTAGACCAAATAAAGAAACTTATAGAAGGACTAGAAAGCTAA
- a CDS encoding M56 family metallopeptidase, which produces MKNLTLLFETPLAGTFGQTMLHSLWQGVIIVGIYLIAVRFIKSANTKTWAGLTAFGLQFLASAITFSILMPSDSILAAEGATQVLTFNGVLTELVTSQTSQSYIDLIQENAHWLSVGWIIGFVFLFIRQMGGLFYVQFLKSTGISELSQKAEKAIDNVLKKVDGKVPSFKAFHSNKVDTAMVLGALKPVILIPSSLVSGLSSEQLELIIAHEIAHIKRNDFLINLVQTLLENLFFYHPVYWLVSHQIRENREHACDDWAAELTGNKILLAKTLAQIQLTSHQPSLAMAFGKKRMPMLGRIQRLLGVTPESQKVKFTALLLMLTSICTLGFVQAENIPETEIDELVITSEIEILEEVIKEDQTFAESTTVSTTQTTIKKDSGDVEQHYHYDLGDRNLNIQTNDYKIKIDPSKIVINGKEQPLTAAEKKKLKGHFDEMQKANTNIENISKEINVEVKKITDLQQNAMADVDFNPQSDPAFKKSMEVIQKESQMIAKYAVEFQSDIAKLDSKASNYDTEIAKLEKAFEAKVKVHEDKMESFEVNMEGFEAKMKNFETKMEKEFEIPAKEIEAVLKKKEVVIGKHADEMERHHEAILKMLPKEVQDNIGMGTRERPERPERPERPERPEKPEKPEKAEKPQKPEKPAKPAKAAKTPIPPRVD; this is translated from the coding sequence ATGAAAAACCTAACATTACTATTTGAAACGCCCCTGGCCGGTACTTTCGGGCAAACCATGCTGCACTCCCTCTGGCAAGGTGTCATTATTGTCGGTATTTATCTTATTGCGGTACGCTTTATAAAGTCTGCCAATACCAAAACATGGGCAGGACTAACCGCATTTGGATTACAGTTTCTAGCTTCGGCCATTACCTTTTCTATCCTTATGCCTTCTGATAGCATTTTGGCTGCCGAGGGTGCCACGCAAGTATTAACATTTAACGGCGTGCTGACAGAATTGGTCACCTCGCAAACCTCTCAATCTTATATTGACCTTATTCAAGAAAACGCTCATTGGTTATCTGTCGGATGGATTATCGGTTTTGTCTTTCTTTTTATTAGACAAATGGGTGGGCTCTTTTATGTTCAATTCCTAAAAAGCACTGGAATATCTGAGCTTTCGCAAAAAGCCGAAAAAGCCATTGACAATGTTCTGAAGAAAGTAGATGGTAAAGTACCAAGCTTCAAAGCTTTTCACTCTAACAAGGTAGACACGGCCATGGTATTAGGTGCTTTAAAGCCAGTAATACTTATTCCCTCTTCCTTAGTGAGTGGTCTAAGCTCTGAGCAACTAGAACTTATCATTGCCCATGAAATAGCCCATATAAAAAGGAATGACTTTCTAATTAATTTGGTACAAACCTTACTGGAAAATCTATTTTTCTATCACCCAGTTTATTGGCTCGTGAGCCATCAAATAAGAGAAAACCGTGAGCATGCTTGTGATGATTGGGCAGCGGAATTAACAGGAAACAAGATACTTTTAGCGAAGACTCTTGCTCAAATTCAATTGACTAGCCATCAACCTAGCTTAGCTATGGCTTTTGGTAAGAAAAGGATGCCAATGCTCGGGAGAATACAGCGACTACTTGGTGTTACTCCAGAAAGTCAAAAAGTAAAGTTTACCGCTCTTTTATTGATGCTTACGTCTATCTGTACTCTTGGCTTTGTTCAGGCTGAAAACATACCCGAAACCGAAATTGATGAACTTGTAATAACATCTGAAATCGAAATTCTTGAAGAAGTTATAAAGGAAGACCAAACATTCGCCGAAAGCACGACTGTTTCTACAACTCAAACTACGATAAAGAAAGACTCTGGTGATGTAGAACAACATTACCATTATGACCTCGGTGACCGCAATCTGAACATTCAGACCAATGATTATAAAATCAAAATAGACCCAAGTAAGATTGTCATTAACGGTAAAGAGCAACCATTGACCGCTGCCGAAAAAAAGAAGCTGAAAGGTCATTTTGATGAAATGCAGAAAGCAAACACCAACATTGAAAATATTTCTAAAGAAATAAATGTTGAGGTAAAGAAAATCACAGACCTACAGCAAAACGCCATGGCCGATGTAGATTTTAACCCGCAAAGCGACCCTGCCTTTAAAAAGTCAATGGAAGTGATTCAGAAAGAATCTCAAATGATAGCTAAATATGCGGTGGAGTTTCAAAGCGACATTGCGAAGCTAGATTCTAAGGCGAGCAATTACGATACTGAAATAGCCAAACTAGAAAAAGCCTTCGAAGCCAAAGTAAAAGTGCATGAAGACAAAATGGAAAGCTTTGAAGTAAACATGGAGGGTTTTGAGGCTAAAATGAAGAACTTTGAAACTAAAATGGAAAAGGAGTTTGAAATTCCTGCTAAAGAAATAGAAGCTGTTTTAAAGAAGAAAGAGGTTGTGATAGGCAAGCATGCTGATGAAATGGAAAGACACCACGAAGCCATTTTGAAAATGTTGCCAAAGGAGGTGCAAGACAATATTGGTATGGGAACGAGAGAAAGACCTGAGCGACCAGAACGTCCTGAAAGGCCAGAACGCCCAGAGAAACCCGAAAAGCCGGAGAAGGCTGAAAAACCACAGAAACCTGAAAAACCAGCCAAGCCAGCTAAAGCTGCAAAAACACCTATTCCTCCTAGAGTGGATTAA